Proteins from a genomic interval of Bdellovibrionota bacterium:
- a CDS encoding prepilin peptidase: MSESATLQLFGFLFGSVVGSFANACIYRLPRDLSIIFPRSRCTRCGSLIRFYDNIPLLSYVLLHGRCRRCGTAFGSRYFWIELTIGGIAWWLVRTRGVGFASVYYFFFSAALVTVSAIDFEHRIIPNSISISAIGIGLVVAFGAHWIGFDWNVAPVEAVIGAVSGAGLLWGVGWAYEKVTDREGIGLGDVKLLAGFGAHAGVGGVLTSLFYGSLFGSLVGVSLVVFRGKTTKYPIPFGPFLCLGLLLYALGGQEWMYRVLTR; this comes from the coding sequence ATGAGCGAATCCGCCACATTGCAACTGTTTGGTTTTCTATTCGGCTCCGTCGTGGGCAGCTTTGCAAATGCCTGCATCTATCGTCTTCCGCGCGATCTCTCGATCATTTTTCCGCGCTCCCGCTGCACCCGCTGCGGTTCCCTGATTCGTTTCTACGACAACATCCCGTTGCTTAGCTATGTCTTGCTCCACGGACGTTGCCGTCGATGCGGAACCGCGTTTGGAAGCCGTTATTTTTGGATTGAGCTGACGATCGGAGGAATCGCCTGGTGGCTGGTGCGCACGCGCGGGGTCGGTTTTGCGAGCGTCTATTATTTCTTTTTTTCGGCCGCGCTGGTGACCGTCAGCGCGATTGATTTCGAACATCGAATCATTCCGAACTCGATTTCCATATCCGCCATCGGGATCGGCCTCGTCGTCGCCTTCGGGGCGCATTGGATCGGTTTCGATTGGAATGTAGCTCCCGTGGAAGCGGTCATTGGAGCCGTGTCTGGCGCCGGCCTGCTCTGGGGGGTGGGGTGGGCCTACGAAAAAGTGACCGATCGCGAAGGGATCGGCCTCGGCGATGTCAAATTGCTGGCGGGATTTGGCGCCCACGCCGGAGTGGGAGGGGTTCTCACCTCTCTGTTTTACGGATCGCTATTCGGCTCGTTGGTAGGCGTTTCGCTTGTGGTTTTTCGCGGGAAAACGACGAAGTACCCGATACCCTTTGGACCCTTTCTCTGTCTCGGCCTCCTGCTCTACGCTTTGGGCGGGCAGGAATGGATGTATCGAGTCTTGACGCGTTAA